GAAACCGCAAAAACCCATCCTGATCGTCGGCAACCGCAAAGACCTGATCCAGCATGCGATTGTACAGCAATTTCCAGGCATCATTCTGACGGGTCTCGAAACCGATACGTCCGTTGACATTGATTTCAGCTCCTACAAAGGCATCGTTTACCTTTCCGATGTTGATACGGCGGAAACAGTTCGTTTGCTGCGGCTCTGCTCACCGGTCGAAGACATCATGAACAGGGATTACCTTCAGGTGCAGTCCGACGATGACTATGACAGCACAAAAAGAACACTGGTGGGATCCGACCAGCGCGGCCTCCCCGTATTTACCGGCAACCGATTTGAAGGCATTGTGACCCGTCGCTGCTTCATTGAGAGACCATGCAAACGACTGATTTTAACAGATCATAACGAAGCCGACCAAAGCATCGACGGTGCAAATCAGGCCGAAATCGTTGAGATTATCGACCACCACCGACTGGGTGCCGGAAAAACCAAGAAGCCCATTTACGTTCATGCCAGTCCTGTGGGTTCCACCTGTACTCTTGTCTGGCAGCATTTCTACGCCTTTGGTCTCACCCCCTCCCGCGACATCGCCACATTACTGCTCTCCGGCATTCTCTCTGATACCGTCATTTTAAAATCTCCAACCACGACGGCGGAGGATCGGGCCGCCGCCAAACAGATTGCCCAACTGGCCGGGTTAAACATCGACACATGGGGCAAAGAAATATTTGCTCAAAATGAAGCGCTGACAACGATGGCACCGGAGCAAATCATCAACGGCGATTTCAAAGTCTATGAACAGCAGGGCATCGCTGTCGGCATTGGCCAAGTAGAAGTACAGACGTTCGGGGAGCTTCCCGAAATACAGTCCGCCTTGCTTGAAGCACTTGAAAACAAAAAGAACGACCAAAAACTAGACTGGACTATGCTCCTGGTCACAAATGTACTAAAACAGGACAGCGAATTACTCGCCACGGCCTTCCCCCTTGGCGAAAAGCACCTCTTCTATGCAAAAATAGAAGACGGTCTCTACTCGCTACCTGGCGTCCTGTCCCGTAAAAAGCAGTTGTTACCCGAAATATTCCGGATTATTGACGAAATTCACTCGGAATAAGTATGACGTCCCATTTTATTGGGATCAACATCGGGCAACCTTGCTGATTTCCCCCCCCTCAAAGGCTTTTTGTCGGTAAGACCAATGATTGGAACCCCGATGACCAACCGGACAGCTCGCATGTAAGGAGAAGAAAATGACCGTGTATACCAAAAAAAGGGAATACAATTTGGAGGGCAGAATGGACTATGTGCTGCTGGATGAGCATATGCGTTCATTTGTCAGAGAATCAGCTATTCAGGAAGGGTATGTTATGGTTTTTGTGGCGGGATGTGTTGCCGCATTGGCCGTCACGGAAAATGAACCCGGCATATTAACTCATGATTTACACTATATGTTCGAGAGGGCGATGAACATCCCTTATGGCCCCGGCTTTGCGGATGGAACGCCCTATCGTCATCACGAGACATGGCACGATGATAACGGCTCAAGTCACCTTCGTTCTTTGTTATTGCAGCATTCTCTAAGTATTCCGGTGTTGGATGGAGAAGTATTGCTGGGGCCTTGGCAGAATATATTTCTTTTCGAATGCGATACAGGGCCTAGAACGCGGACGTTATGGTTTCAGGCTCAGGGGGAATAGTCGGGAATCGCCGCACGCAAACCTGCTGTCACTGTATCAAAAGAACTTTCTCTCGTGGAATAATAGCATGTCCCTTAGTAACTTATCCCT
This sequence is a window from Spartobacteria bacterium. Protein-coding genes within it:
- a CDS encoding putative manganese-dependent inorganic diphosphatase, translating into MNEIYVTGHKNPDMDAICSSYCYANLKNQIDHENTYIPIRCGSLNSQTQFVFEHLKLMPPMFKKDILPRVSDVTRRNIITLSMKDSIHYAIEQLDKHTLSFIPVLDDQSDLCGTLSIHEISTFLIAANMGTRPSYTIEAAALQQRLPGRLYQKGDTAHFSGPIMIGAMPFEVSVKRIEALKPQKPILIVGNRKDLIQHAIVQQFPGIILTGLETDTSVDIDFSSYKGIVYLSDVDTAETVRLLRLCSPVEDIMNRDYLQVQSDDDYDSTKRTLVGSDQRGLPVFTGNRFEGIVTRRCFIERPCKRLILTDHNEADQSIDGANQAEIVEIIDHHRLGAGKTKKPIYVHASPVGSTCTLVWQHFYAFGLTPSRDIATLLLSGILSDTVILKSPTTTAEDRAAAKQIAQLAGLNIDTWGKEIFAQNEALTTMAPEQIINGDFKVYEQQGIAVGIGQVEVQTFGELPEIQSALLEALENKKNDQKLDWTMLLVTNVLKQDSELLATAFPLGEKHLFYAKIEDGLYSLPGVLSRKKQLLPEIFRIIDEIHSE
- a CDS encoding YjbQ family protein, with protein sequence MTVYTKKREYNLEGRMDYVLLDEHMRSFVRESAIQEGYVMVFVAGCVAALAVTENEPGILTHDLHYMFERAMNIPYGPGFADGTPYRHHETWHDDNGSSHLRSLLLQHSLSIPVLDGEVLLGPWQNIFLFECDTGPRTRTLWFQAQGE